From Pagrus major chromosome 9, Pma_NU_1.0, the proteins below share one genomic window:
- the akap11 gene encoding A-kinase anchor protein 11 isoform X2, whose amino-acid sequence MDACARIRGVPIRSRASVRKETVRDSGAQCVKSLFRNKKELCCIGLELQTRDTTRLTEIHFVCLPGQCEGEDVTQQALSSLPGGLCELLRSVHVHSLKNDEVLLLKDSRRLAEHKDAGPQCWLKAVCVLRHNPSMSIYTQASVGSLVGLLGCYMAGIRYALELQALQRGTAEPSQPEEDDTNQSVSSIEDDFVTALEHLEEDDTGDNSSVSSYSHFKKRDVASQTVPAHKRRKELSGSRIIIGSSSKKYSAKQRSGPDVSVTVQRSSGVESQWTYCSPGARLPSPLIHVSESEESDCSSPSPIIFLDEVGYQKSLLAKLDIPQVPGGPRERVEDSDSEVSEFFDSFDQFDDLEELSSESCTLALPLDAISAPTSQKRAAESSISGSASKYVSRGCSTKGMNPHRFDQPTLPANVKKPTPLKPGSPYSLHSEVPDSPRPVQTPSEENGGPLFSPVSSSAFSPLVDSSGTLEYFWKTDEDGQDSSELRKPQDLCSLYKTYSDFASSLSKEILGSVCGYQSAVDISDNKNLSCVCHKEFQNPSGYLMKLSEIQETVTVAKLQKKSQSLKDGIQRFATDLVEMSLGSALRDLQKGVSSCTTTLCHLAARLTSSVFQMAFHEIGMRHAYVLKERAINGLAGFLVGEAVSGALKEFLTVKKQIFHSTVTRFAADLAEELVFEGIMEVCQFSHPSTPLTPSDWSFGHRQEEEEEVVSSYASDLSESVIQEAFIELSQADVAFTSQAAISVSLDNICYVSAENTSTHTCSTFANQQVLSSSSAAAVPGPSGEDASCTVKKALFTVSGMASCIPVPQAGQALSHLHESEETCQDQSSLLDTPQASPKRVTISSCDTTTSTQTHLYSHGTQTAISGGDPSQGKSPFQNFSGNMVDMIVTEACELITASKMKKSFGDCADFLTKTMGSRGISSSKQDSVNFEASYEDSPSKQGAGRENLRYDCRETGYVRKDSPVEQATDRSIPHISFQNQGRASCELDPRTRSVAETHSVMMDTLGVPGTETGGQRRTSVPGDDSVPSSGQKSGGTPGTPPSTPQQPSEVSQEKQIKQFSKKLKSKLAKEFSPATPPPTPHYQPEPGPGPKDITPEADKAEFMLKLMRSLSEEADGNEDEEEELAEEGGVCCTNRCLEAGGGRHELSQMSARKMSNKEALHYAERLACHIVSMATEMDTLGVADEEGEMSKGSERRRDSVAQFSEQTLNTLWVYAGEVAGEVINDVKRMVSSAQQCPYHRALRRRSFDRSSSECLHHHHHHQSQSSTDQDRNWRLGRLAEQWSNDLIASVFQSPTSSSSTISSYSSGLSSEYPSCESVTDEYAGYLIRVLKKEGGSRELVLDQYASRLAYRSIKLGLAHASRKIKQRSSGTRLHSSKSLPDEWKTSGSDTLSSKDRVDSVVCPSGEDAQCYCRESEDHSQRDYMDMVNFAESLAYNITCDVTRKLHLSSVRLPKSLTDSCLYKKSKLEDMTENLIRNSFSCPLLSKEGKSKHYHSTGSLYDGGYRSRVMQVIEHYARKIVDDTLKMSLASVGHSSREHQRVQGHDRHSHTQRLSEVPSLGPALGERTCRYCQIQECPYCTKLSRHHHHPVLQRRKRGPECQARAERLSSLEIPKIHIDLDHRAALAEEMVSMAMETAKRELSNTSLNADSGIGHDGTSYAESLTAEIMTSALSNICQAGNISFPGREATESSVSQQLSVGDDSLGSWSNLSFEDEHPDDNSSFLHLSDSNGNSSSWSSLGLEGEACEERLSFSPSDSDNTEDKETEVKEESSGTLCVDRTQVQAPRSALVIVNSDVRELGRGPPHVTLDPQLRSMLQWVAASMADIPQIQLSPDRELQQLPAVVQRLRERKWRVGELLHTLLRYCEESQTHSQSPAREEPLQAGRELHHIPLFQWLLEHA is encoded by the exons ATGGATGCCTGTGCCCGTATTAGAGGAGTTCCCATAAGGTCCAGGGCCTCAGTCCGAAAAGAG actgTGCGTGACAGTGGGGCTCAGTGTGTGAAGAGCCTCTTTAGGAATAAAAAGGAGCTATGCTGCATTGGCCTAGAGCTGCAAACCAGAGACACGACAAGACTGACAGAG attcattttgtgtgtctgcctggTCAGTGTGAAGGGGAAGATGTCACCCAACAG GCTCTGTCATCTCTGCCAGGAGGGCTGTGTGAGCTCCTCAGGTCCGTCCATGTTCACAGCCTCAAGAATGACGAGGTTCTGCTGCTCAAAGACTCCCGAAGGCTGGCAGAGCACAAGGACGCTGGGCCTCAG TGCTGGttaaaagctgtgtgtgtgctgaggcATAATCCCAGCATGAGCATCTACACTCAGGCCAGTGTAGGATCTTTGGTGGGTTTGCTGGGGTGCTACATGGCAGGTATTCGCTATGCATTGGAGCTTCAGGCTCTTCAGAGGGGCACAGCTGAGCCCAGCCAGCCAGAAGAGGATGACACCAACCAGTCAGTCTCATCAATAGAGGATGACTTTGTTACAGCCCTTGAGCATCTGGAGGAAGACGACACAGGAGACAATTCTT CTGTATCGTCCTATAGCCATTTTAAAAAGCGTGATGTGGCATCACAGACAGTCCCAGCCCACAAGAGAAGAAAGGAATTATCAGGCTCCCGCATTATCATAGGCTCATCTTCAAAGAAGTATTCAGCCAAACAAAGGTCTGGTCCAGATGTATCTGTCACGGTGCAGAGGTCATCAGGCGTGGAATCCCAATGGACTTACTGCAGTCCTGGAGCTCGTCTCCCCTCACCTTTGATTCATGTCAGTGAATCAGAAGAGTCAGACTGCTCCAGCCCCAGCCCAATCATTTTCCTGGATGAGGTAGGCTATCAGAAGAGCCTGCTGGCCAAGCTGGATATCCCCCAGGTGCCAGGGGGACCCAGAGAGCGAGTTGAAGACTCAGACTCTGAAGTCAGTGAATTCTTTGATAGTTTTGACCAGTTTGATGACCTGGAGGAGCTGAGCTCAGAGAGCTGCACTCTCGCACTGCCTCTGGATGCTATTAGTGCACCAACCTCACAGAAAAGGGCAGCTGAGTCTAGCATCAGTGGGTCAGCATCCAAATATGTCTCTAGGGGCTGCTCCACCAAGGGTATGAATCCTCACCGCTTTGACCAGCCCACTCTCCCAGCTAATGTAAAAAAACCCACTCCTCTGAAACCAGGCTCTCCCTACTCACTTCACTCTGAGGTGCCTGACTCCCCTCGACCAGTGCAGACCCCTTCTGAGGAGAATGGTGGCCCACTCTTTAGTCCTGTCAGCTCATCCGCCTTCAGCCCTCTGGTGGACTCTAGTGGAACACTGGAATACTTCTGGAAGACAGATGAAGATGGACAGGACAGTTCAGAGCTACGTAAACCCCAGGATCTCTGCTCTCTGTATAAGACCTACTCAGACTTTGCCAGCAGTCTGTCCAAAGAAATTCTGGGATCTGTGTGTGGCTACCAATCTGCTGTTGACATCAGTGACAACAAGAATCTCAGCTGCGTCTGCCACAAGGAGTTCCAGAATCCTTCAGGCTACCTGATGAAGCTCTCAGAAATACAAGAGACTGTAACAGTGGCCAAGCTGCAGAAGAAATCTCAGTCTCTAAAGGATGGCATTCAGAGGTTTGCCACTGACTTGGTAGAAATGAGCTTGGGCAGCGCCTTGCGAGACCTCCAAAAAGGTGTATCCTCCTGTACCACTACCTTGTGTCACCTTGCTGCCAGGCTCACATCCTCTGTATTTCAAATGGCCTTCCATGAGATTGGCATGCGCCATGCCTATGTGTTAAAGGAACGAGCAATCAATGGATTAGCTGGCTTCCTAGTTGGAGAGGCTGTATCTGGGGCACTGAAAGAGTTCCTGACAGTGAAAAAGCAGATTTTCCACAGCACAGTAACACGTTTTGCTGCTGATCTGGCTGAAGAGCTGGTGTTTGAAGGCATTATGGAAGTGTGCCAGTTCTCCCACCCCTCAACCCCTCTCACCCCTAGTGATTGGTCCTTTGGCCACAggcaagaggaagaggaggaggtggtttCCTCCTATGCTTCAGACTTGTCTGAATCTGTAATCCAGGAGGCCTTCATAGAGCTCTCTCAGGCGGATGTTGCCTTCACTAGCCAAGCAGCTATTAGTGTGTCTCTGGACAACATCTGTTATGTGAGTGCAGAGAACACTAGCACTCACACGTGTAGCACTTTTGCTAACCAGCAGGTTTTAAGTTCCagctcagctgcagctgtccCAGGTCCCTCAGGAGAGGATGCTTCCTGCACAGTGAAGAAAGCCCTATTTACTGTTTCAGGCATGGCCAGCTGTATTCCTGTGCCCCAAGCAGGCCAAGCCCTCTCCCACCTTCATGAGTCTGAGGAGACCTGTCAGGATCAGTCTAGCTTGTTAGATACCCCACAGGCCAGCCCTAAAAGAGTAACCATATCATCCTGTGACACCACCACATCTACACAAACTCATCTTTACAGTCATGGAACTCAGACAGCTATATCTGGAGGAGACCCCTCTCAAGGAAAGTCCCCATTCCAGAACTTCTCTGGCAACATGGTGGATATGATAGTAACTGAGGCTTGTGAGCTAATAACTGCTTCTAAGATGAAGAAGAGTTTTGGTGACTGTGCTGATTTCCTCACAAAGACAATGGGAAGCCGAGGGATCTCTTCTTCAAAGCAGGATTCGGTTAATTTTGAGGCTTCATATGAGGATTCCCCTTCAAAGCAGGGAGCTGGCAGGGAGAATTTGAGATATGACTGTAGAGAGACTGGATATGTTAGAAAGGACAGCCCTGTTGAGCAAGCAACAGACCGTAGCATTCCTCACATTTCGTTTCAAAATCAGGGGAGAGCCAGCTGTGAGTTGGACCCCAGGACCAGAAGTGTGGCTGAAACTCATTCTGTGATGATGGATACTCTTGGTGTGCCAGGTACCGAGACAGGTGGACAAAGAAGGACATCTGTTCCTGGGGATGACTCTGTTCCAAGCTCTGGTCAAAAATCTGGTGGGACTCCTGGCACTCCTCCCTCTACCCCTCAGCAGCCCAGTGAGGTGTCCCAggaaaaacagataaaacagttcTCCAAGAAGCTGAAAAGCAAGCTTGCCAAGGAATTTTCCCCTGCtacccccccacccacccctcaCTATCAGCCTGAGCCTGGCCCAGGTCCAAAAGACATCACTCCTGAGGCAGACAAAGCTGAGTTTATGCTCAAATTGATGAGGTCTCTCTCTGAGGAGGCAGATGGCAATGAGGACGAAGAGGAAGAATTAGCAGAAGAGGGTGGTGTATGTTGCACTAATAGATGTTTAGAGGCAGGGGGTGGCCGGCATGAACTGAGCCAGATGTCTGCACGCAAAATGTCCAACAAGGAAGCTCTCCACTATGCTGAGAGGCTGGCTTGTCACAttgtctccatggcaacagaaATGGACACCCTGGGAGTGGCAGAcgaggagggagagatgagTAAGGGCAGcgagagaaggagagacagtGTGGCTCAGTTCTCAGAGCAGACCCTGAACACTTTGTGGGTATATGCTGGTGAGGTGGCAGGAGAGGTCATCAATGATGTGAAGAGGATGGTGAGCTCTGCACAGCAGTGTCCATATCACAGAGCTCTCAGGAGAAGAAGCTTTGACAGATCTAGTTCTGAATGTCtgcatcaccaccatcaccaccagtcTCAATCCAGTACAGACCAGGACAGAAACTGGAGGCTAGGGAGGCTGGCTGAGCAATGGTCTAATGACCTGATAGCCTCCGTCTTCCAGTCTCCCACCTCCAGTTCAAGCACTATTTCCAGCTACAGCTCTGGCCTGTCTTCGGAGTATCCCAGCTGTGAGAGTGTGACAGATGAATATGCTGGTTACCTCATCAGGGTATTGAAAAAGGAGGGAGGCAGTAGGGAGCTGGTCCTAGACCAGTATGCAAGCCGTTTGGCCTACCGCTCCATAAAACTAGGCCTGGCTCATGCCAGTCGCAAGATCAAGCAGAGATCGTCTGGCACCCGTCTTCACTCCTCCAAGTCACTGCCGGATGAATGGAAAACTTCTGGTAGTGACACATTGTCATCCAAGGACAGAGTAGATTCAGTGGTCTGTCCATCAGGCGAAGATGCTCAGTGTTATTGTCGGGAATCTGAAGACCACAGTCAGAGGGACTACATGGATATGGTAAACTTTGCAGAGTCTTTAGCTTACAATATCACCTGCGATGTCACACGCAAGCTGCATCTTTCCTCTGTACGGCTGCCTAAGTCTCTCACGGACTCCTGTCTTTATAAGAAATCCAAACTTGAAGACATGACAGAAAATCTCATCAGGAACTCTTTCTCCTGTCCCCTGTTGTCCAAGGAAGGAAAGAGCAAGCATTACCACAGTACAGGAAGCCTGTATGATGGAGGCTACAGGAGTAGGGTGATGCAGGTCATCGAGCATTATGCCAGGAAAATAGTTGATGACACTCTGAAGATGAGCCTGGCTTCAGTTGGACATTCATCCCGTGAGCACCAGAGGGTCCAAGGCCATGACAGACACTCTCACACCCAGAGGTTGTCTGAGGTGCCATCACTGGGCCCAGCCCTGGGAGAGAGGACATGCCGTTATTGTCAGATCCAGGAGTGTCCGTACTGCACCAAACTTAGCAGGCACCACCACCATCCAGTAttacagaggaggaaaagggggCCGGAATGTCAGGCAAGGGCTGAGCGGCTCTCTAGCTTGGAGATTCCAAAGATCCACATTGACCTGGACCACAGGGCAGCGCTTGCTGAGGAGATGGTGTCCATGGCGATGGAGACGGCTAAACGTGAGCTGAGCAACACCAGTCTTAATGCAGACAGTGGCATTGGCCATGATGGGACCAGCTATGCTGAGAGCCTAACTGCTGAGATTATGACGTCAGCCCTGTCCAACATCTGCCAGGCTGGCAACATCAG CTTTCCAGGCAGGGAAGCCACAGAGTCCTCTGTGTCCCAGCAGCTGAGTGTAGGTGATGACAGTCTGGGCAGCTGGTCTAACTTGAGCTTTGAAGATGAGCACCCAGACGACAACAGCAGCTTTCTCCACCTCAGTGACAG CAATGGGAACAGCAGTAGCTGGAGCAGTCTGGGCCTGGAGGGCGAGGCGTGTGAGGAGCGCCTgtcattctctccctctgacaG TGACAACACAGAGGACAAGGAGACTGAGGTCAAAGAGGAATCCAGTG GGACTCTCTGTGTGGACAGGACTCAGGTGCAGGCTCCCAGGTCTGCACTGGTTATAGTAAACTCTGATGTCAGGGAGCTTGGGCGTGGCCCTCCACATGTGACCCTGGACCCTCAGCTCAGGAGCATGCTGCAGTGGGTGGCAGCCTCCATGGCAGACATCCCTCAGATACAGCTGAGTCCTGACAGAGAGCTCCAGCAG CTCCCAGCAGTGGTCCAAAGACTTCGggagaggaagtggagagtTGGAgagctgctgcacacactgcTGCGCTACTGTGAGGagagtcagacacacagtcagtccCCGGCCAGAGAGGAGCCACTCCAGGCGGGCAGAGAACTTCACCACATCCCCCTTTTCCAGTGGCTTCTGGAGCATGCCTAG